A stretch of Sebastes fasciatus isolate fSebFas1 chromosome 19, fSebFas1.pri, whole genome shotgun sequence DNA encodes these proteins:
- the LOC141757323 gene encoding uncharacterized protein LOC141757323 isoform X4 produces the protein MKSWSMRVSRALQLSVLLVGICRAHRASPPGGPSASQEAGEVPVAQLRMLSLGLAHLLQGVAENAEQLEQRGDQVAAELDGTTKSLEGLRKQSLQAGRTHKQELQIMSARGDRLWRAARDLQKVKSLTEPRSGGQTQPDISSMKVIIDKQARRLASLTSEVSARDRLIDRRLRHIDHLEKQVSESFPAALRADSDSDCV, from the exons ATGAAATCCTGGAGCATGAGGGTGAGCCGTGCGCTGCAGTTGTCCGTTTTGTTGGTGGGAATCTGTCGGGCCCACCGTGCCTCTCCTCCAGGTGGTCCCTCTGCATCACAGGAGGCTGGTGAGGTCCCCGTGGCCCAGCTGAGGATGCTCTCGCTGGGACTGGCTCACCTGCTGCAGGGGGTGGCAGAGAACGCCGAGCAGCTGGAGCAGCGGGGAGATCAGGTGGCAGCAGAGCTGGACGGAACCACAAAGAGTCTGGAGGGCCTTCGTAAGCAGAGTTTACAGGCAGGACGGACTCACAAGCAG GAGCTGCAGATAATGAGTGCCAGGGGGGACAGGCTGTGGAGGGCGGCCAGAGAT CTCCAGAAAGTGAAGAGCCTGACTGAGCCGAGGTCAGGGGGTCAGACTCAGCCCGACATCAGCTCCATGAAG GTCATCATCGATAAACAGGCCCGACGGCTCGCCAGTCTGACCTCAGAGGTTTCAGCCCGAGACAGACTGATTGACAGACGCCTGCGGCACATTGACCACCTGGAGAAACAA GTGTCTGAAAGCTTCCCAGCAGCACTGAGGGCAGATTCAGACTCCGACTGTGTCTGA
- the LOC141757323 gene encoding uncharacterized protein LOC141757323 isoform X2: MKSWSMRVSRALQLSVLLVGICRAHRASPPGGPSASQEAGEVPVAQLRMLSLGLAHLLQGVAENAEQLEQRGDQVAAELDGTTKSLEGLRKQSLQAGRTHKQELQIMSARGDRLWRAARDLQKVLEDLETEQGAMQHRTNRILQKVKSLTEPRSGGQTQPDISSMKVIIDKQARRLASLTSEVSARDRLIDRRLRHIDHLEKQVSESFPAALRADSDSDCV, encoded by the exons ATGAAATCCTGGAGCATGAGGGTGAGCCGTGCGCTGCAGTTGTCCGTTTTGTTGGTGGGAATCTGTCGGGCCCACCGTGCCTCTCCTCCAGGTGGTCCCTCTGCATCACAGGAGGCTGGTGAGGTCCCCGTGGCCCAGCTGAGGATGCTCTCGCTGGGACTGGCTCACCTGCTGCAGGGGGTGGCAGAGAACGCCGAGCAGCTGGAGCAGCGGGGAGATCAGGTGGCAGCAGAGCTGGACGGAACCACAAAGAGTCTGGAGGGCCTTCGTAAGCAGAGTTTACAGGCAGGACGGACTCACAAGCAG GAGCTGCAGATAATGAGTGCCAGGGGGGACAGGCTGTGGAGGGCGGCCAGAGATCTGCAGAAGGTGCTGGAGGATCTGGAGACGGAGCAGGGAGCCATGCAGCACCGGACGAACCGGATCCTCCAGAAAGTGAAGAGCCTGACTGAGCCGAGGTCAGGGGGTCAGACTCAGCCCGACATCAGCTCCATGAAG GTCATCATCGATAAACAGGCCCGACGGCTCGCCAGTCTGACCTCAGAGGTTTCAGCCCGAGACAGACTGATTGACAGACGCCTGCGGCACATTGACCACCTGGAGAAACAA GTGTCTGAAAGCTTCCCAGCAGCACTGAGGGCAGATTCAGACTCCGACTGTGTCTGA
- the LOC141757323 gene encoding uncharacterized protein LOC141757323 isoform X3, producing the protein MKSWSMRVSRALQLSVLLVGICRAHRASPPGGPSASQEAGEVPVAQLRMLSLGLAHLLQGVAENAEQLEQRGDQVAAELDGTTKSLEGLRKQSLQAGRTHKQVRQELQIMSARGDRLWRAARDLQKVKSLTEPRSGGQTQPDISSMKVIIDKQARRLASLTSEVSARDRLIDRRLRHIDHLEKQVSESFPAALRADSDSDCV; encoded by the exons ATGAAATCCTGGAGCATGAGGGTGAGCCGTGCGCTGCAGTTGTCCGTTTTGTTGGTGGGAATCTGTCGGGCCCACCGTGCCTCTCCTCCAGGTGGTCCCTCTGCATCACAGGAGGCTGGTGAGGTCCCCGTGGCCCAGCTGAGGATGCTCTCGCTGGGACTGGCTCACCTGCTGCAGGGGGTGGCAGAGAACGCCGAGCAGCTGGAGCAGCGGGGAGATCAGGTGGCAGCAGAGCTGGACGGAACCACAAAGAGTCTGGAGGGCCTTCGTAAGCAGAGTTTACAGGCAGGACGGACTCACAAGCAG GTGAGGCAGGAGCTGCAGATAATGAGTGCCAGGGGGGACAGGCTGTGGAGGGCGGCCAGAGAT CTCCAGAAAGTGAAGAGCCTGACTGAGCCGAGGTCAGGGGGTCAGACTCAGCCCGACATCAGCTCCATGAAG GTCATCATCGATAAACAGGCCCGACGGCTCGCCAGTCTGACCTCAGAGGTTTCAGCCCGAGACAGACTGATTGACAGACGCCTGCGGCACATTGACCACCTGGAGAAACAA GTGTCTGAAAGCTTCCCAGCAGCACTGAGGGCAGATTCAGACTCCGACTGTGTCTGA
- the LOC141757323 gene encoding uncharacterized protein LOC141757323 isoform X1 → MKSWSMRVSRALQLSVLLVGICRAHRASPPGGPSASQEAGEVPVAQLRMLSLGLAHLLQGVAENAEQLEQRGDQVAAELDGTTKSLEGLRKQSLQAGRTHKQVRQELQIMSARGDRLWRAARDLQKVLEDLETEQGAMQHRTNRILQKVKSLTEPRSGGQTQPDISSMKVIIDKQARRLASLTSEVSARDRLIDRRLRHIDHLEKQVSESFPAALRADSDSDCV, encoded by the exons ATGAAATCCTGGAGCATGAGGGTGAGCCGTGCGCTGCAGTTGTCCGTTTTGTTGGTGGGAATCTGTCGGGCCCACCGTGCCTCTCCTCCAGGTGGTCCCTCTGCATCACAGGAGGCTGGTGAGGTCCCCGTGGCCCAGCTGAGGATGCTCTCGCTGGGACTGGCTCACCTGCTGCAGGGGGTGGCAGAGAACGCCGAGCAGCTGGAGCAGCGGGGAGATCAGGTGGCAGCAGAGCTGGACGGAACCACAAAGAGTCTGGAGGGCCTTCGTAAGCAGAGTTTACAGGCAGGACGGACTCACAAGCAG GTGAGGCAGGAGCTGCAGATAATGAGTGCCAGGGGGGACAGGCTGTGGAGGGCGGCCAGAGATCTGCAGAAGGTGCTGGAGGATCTGGAGACGGAGCAGGGAGCCATGCAGCACCGGACGAACCGGATCCTCCAGAAAGTGAAGAGCCTGACTGAGCCGAGGTCAGGGGGTCAGACTCAGCCCGACATCAGCTCCATGAAG GTCATCATCGATAAACAGGCCCGACGGCTCGCCAGTCTGACCTCAGAGGTTTCAGCCCGAGACAGACTGATTGACAGACGCCTGCGGCACATTGACCACCTGGAGAAACAA GTGTCTGAAAGCTTCCCAGCAGCACTGAGGGCAGATTCAGACTCCGACTGTGTCTGA